The segment GGACGAGATTTCCAAGGAAATGAATGATTTCGTTACGTTCGGGTTGCACGACGATTTCGCTTTCGCTGCCGACGTTCAAAACCAGGCTTCCTCCGACTGCATCGCGCGGAACGTCGACATATAAGATGCTGACGAGGTTCGGTATCAGTCTGACATTCCCGTTTCCGATCAGCCGGCAATCGATGTGTGGATCGACTCGTGATGAGCCTTCCAGAATCAGGGGGTTGATATAGAAGGCATTGCAGGCCTCGAACAGTGCACAGTCAAGGAAAGGTCGCAGGTACGGAAAGCGATGCTCGACCATGTCGATCCACTCCCGACGGAATACGATCGAGAAGCCTTTGCTGTTGACGAACTCCTTGCCCAGCGGACTCGGCCCAAGATACTCGCTGTTCAGGATGCCCTCTTTGAGCCTGGAAAGTTCCGTTTCGGCAAGCACATGACTCGCTCTTGCAAAGCAACGCTTGAACATTTTGTCGTCCCCGAACCGCTCAGAGAAATGAAGAATTCGTCCTTGAGTCTTCGTCCATTTCCTTTTCCGTCAACCTGTTGAGCACGGACTGGAATTCTCGCATCGACACGATGATTTGCTCTTCATATCCCTGATTGGCGAGATCAGCAAGAAAATCAGCGGTGTAGCGTATATGACCGACTTCGTCCCACACGATGATCGCCATCGCTCGCTCCAGATATCCTCGGCTTGCCTCAGGGGCATGGGCAAAAAGGACCGGCGTTAGAAGCTTCTCGAGGAAAAGGGCTCTGATCTCAAATAAATTTATCAGTATCAGGGAATTCAGCAGTTCCTCGAAATCATGCGATTCGCCCACTCCGTTCGCAGCGGGCGTCGTCAGGTTCAATGCCGGTGCGCAACCCCGCAGCCTGTCGCGAAGCTGCTCGGTTTCAATACGGGGAAACGTGCTGAAAGCGATTCGCGCGAACATTCGTGAATGCTTCGCCTCGTCACAGGCATGCTTTTGTATTCCCCGCGCCATCGCAACCTGTCCGATGCGGGCGCCGTATTCCCACAGCCGGCCAGCACTGTATCCTTCCATATCGACATTCGAGAGCAGAAGCGAGATCAGCCATTCCTGGTCTCGCGAGCGTCGCCTGAAGTCGTTGCCGAACCACCCCTTGGCATACGGGGGATCGTTGCCCGCAAGGGCCTGTGCAAGCACATTCGAGTAAACATCTCGCGCTGATCCATCCGAACGCGCGAGATGCTCGCCGACAAATCCGCAAACGAAAGACGCAACGGTGGTCATGTTTACTGGCCGCCCGGGCTCTTTTTCCCATCGATCTCCAGGCGAATCGTCACTGCGTCGGTGATGCTTTTTGGAATGGGCGCGTTCTCTATCGTAAAGGTGGTTTTTCCAAAGAACTTGGCGCTTGAAATTTGCACTGACTTGCCAGACGCTATGGCTTTCAAATCGTCCGGCGAAAGCTCGAACTCGACTTTCTTTCCTTCATCATTGCTGGAGCCGTCGTGAGTTTCCATCGTATTTCTCCTTCTGTTCGTCAACGTTGGAAGTGGTTCGCTTTCACACGAGAAACGTCACAGCGAAGCTGACACAAGCGTGTCTCCCCGTGATGCATTTCTGGCTTCGATGCTCGCCCGAGCTTCATTAAAAATAGCAGGCTATAACTTACATTCAAGGAAGATCGATAGATTATTTTCTGCGGAAAGCTCGCGCATGCTGAGCGGCCGCTTAAGCTGCGCAGCAAGGGCCTGCCTGGCGCATGGCAACGCACGAGGGTGGAGGTTCAGATTCAGCAGCCTCGCCCCGAAGAAACGCTCGTACACCGCGCGGCTGACGACGGGTTCGTGCGGCATCGATACGGCACGCAGGTCGTATTTGTCTCCCGCAAACAGCCGCATGGCGATGCCCGGCTATGCACGAACAGGCAACGAATCAGATCGTTCAGGGCACCCCGGATAGTAGGTGCGTTGCGCAGCACGATGCTTAACGGCCCCAGCACGTCGATGCTCTGACGCGACGACAGGCGCAGACCGAAATCGCTGCCCCCCGTCACCTCGGCGCTGGCTTCCAGCGGATCAACGCACGGCTCGACCTGCAGCGGGCGGGGGCGTGGCGCCCCGCCCGCCCCCGCCGCCGTCAAAACTCACCCACCCCGCTCACAACGCCCCGATCCCAAACTTCGCCAGCACGAAATCGGCAGTCTGCAACGCGCCCTCCACCCACCCCTGCGCATCCGAATACGCTTCCCCGCAGATGAACAGCGGCTTGCCGTCGATCGGCTGCACGATCTTGTGCTTCACCTCCCAGCTCTTCACGCCGATATTCCAGCTGTTCCATCCGCCGCCGTACGGATCGTCGCCCCAATCCCGGAACGCCGCGTTCCTGACTTCCGGCGTATGCGACAGCCCGTGAACCGTCGCGAGTTGCCGGGCCGCCTCGGCCACCATCCGCCGCGGCGCCTGATACCGGAACCACGGCAGCTCGTCGGCCTGGTCGGCGTCCGCGCCGATGAACGGATCCGCCAGCTCCGCCACTTCGCGGCCGGCTTGCCGCGCCTGATGGCGCCGAGGCCGCAAGCCGTCCCAGAACCCGACGTTGGTGCCGTCGTCGTAGCTCGCAAGCAGCATCGACGGCCCGCCGGTCGCAGCCGTCCCATCCGACTTCGGCCAGTAGTACACCTGCCGCACCGGCAGGTCCGTCACCGACCTGCCCAGCTCCACCGGCACGTACTCCGGCTCGCCGGCCTCCGACTTCCGCGTATAGCCCGACACCCGCCACCACGGGTTCGCGTACGTCGTGAAGAGCTTGAACAGCGGCCGCGGCGTGACGCTCGACGTCAATCCGCCGATTTCCTCGAGCATCGCGCTGCTTTGCGCGAGCAGGTCGATCGACCGCCGCGGCATCGCCAGAATCACCTGGCGGGCGCGGATCCGCTTGCCCTGCGCGTGGAATTCGAACGCGCCGTCGACCCATTCGAGACCGGCGACCGTCGCGCCGAACCGCACGTCCCCACCTGCCTGCATGAAGAGCCCCGCCACCGACTTCGGCACTTCCTGGAAGCCCTTCGTGAAGCCCATGTACGACGCGCCAGTGCCGAAGTCGGACAGGAACCACGGAATCGCGTCCGCCGCGTTCCAGTTGGTCAGGGTCGTGTTGTAGCCGCCGGCGTCGACGCCGAGCTGGTACGCCTCGCCGTCGATGACGCGCAACAGCACGTTCCAGAAGCCCTGCCTGTAGAGCGGCACGCCGCCGAAGCTGGCCTGCTGCGCCATCTGCCGGCGCTGGTCCTCGGTCAGCCCCTTTGCGGTGACGCCGGGCACGATCTGCTCGAGCGCGTTGATGATGATGGCGCCTGCCGTCTCCCCACGGTCGCGGAACGACAGCCGGTACGGCACCTTCGCCGGCTCCTGCGTGAAATCCGACAGCCGCAGATGGACGCCGCGCAGATACGCAAGGTTGACCGGCTCGTCGACCGGAAATTTGTAGAGGTCGATATGCTGGCTCTGCGGCAGGATCGGGTTGAGCGTGTCGATCAGGTTCTTGATCAGCGGCTGCCTCTCCGGCAGGATGCGCATCCCCCCGAGCTCCGCCACCATGTCGTCGATACCCGGCGGCTTGACCGAGAGCAGCCGGCCGCCGATGCGATCGCTGCCTTCGAATACGACGATCTTGCGTCGCGAGTCGGCCTGCTGAAGGCGCCACGCGCTATATACGCCCGATACCCCTGCGCCCACGATCGCGATGTCGATCAGTTCGTCAGCCATGATCTCCTTCCTCCTGTTGTCTGATACGGGTGGATGGTTCTCCGCGCGCAATGCGCTTGCTTCGATGCAAACCCGGCCGCCGTCGGCGGCCGCCTCGGTCAGAAGATCACGCGCAGGTTCGGCGTCGGCGTCCCCTCGCCGTTCGCGCCGAGCGCGCTCAACGCCTCCTCGTGGAACACGTCGAGCGGCGGCTGCTCGATGTAGCGCTGCATCGCCTTCGCGCGGGCCGCTGCGGCAGTGGGCGGCGTCGGCGGCGGGTCGCCGGCGGTGCGCACGTCGAGGACGTACGGCTGGCGCTTCAGCAGCACATGGTCGATGCCGCGCTTCACGGCGGCGCGCACGTTCTGCGGAAGCGCCACGATTTCGCCCTCGGCGCCGCCCAGCGCCTTCGCGATCGACACGAAGTCGGGCGCGGGCCGGTGAATGCGCAGGTAATCGGGATCATCCGTCTTCGGCGTCCAGCCGTAGTCGGGCGACGAACCGTACGCGTTGATTACCTGCTGCAGCCCGAGCTGCAGCGTGTGGTACTCGTGGTTGTTGGTGACGATGTAGAGCACCCCGAGGTCGTGATGACCGGCGGTCCACCAGGTCTGCGGATAGAACAGCGACGAGCCGTCGCCGACCGCGTTGACGACGAGGCTAGTCTCGACGCTCTGCCAGCCGTCCCGCTCGAGCTTGATGCCGAGCGAGGCCGGCATCGACCAGCCGAGCGAGCCGCCGCCGACGCAGTAGTAGCTGATCGGCGCCGCGCTCTCGGTGCCGAGCGGCAGCAGGTACTGGAACGGCGCGGAATCGGACACGGCCTCGTGCACGTAGACGAACTTCCTGCCGAGGCCGCGCGCCTGGATTTCGCGACGCAGCGCGTCGGCGACGACCACCGACCAGATCTCGTCCTTCGTCATCGCCGTCGCAAGGTACTGGTCCCACGCGACGCGCCGGCTGGCGTCGAGCACGCGCAGCCGGTCGTTGCGCGCGTCGGCGCCGGCGGGACGATGCTGGCGCACGATGTCGCTGACGAGCGGCAACGTCGTCTTGATGTCGCCGAACAGGGCCGACTCGCCATAGAAGTTCTTGCCGATATCCCACGTGTTGTTGCTCAGGTAGACCTGCCTGACGCCCGGCGGAATCAGCGGACCGTCCGAATACTTGAAGACGGCAACCTGCGCCTGGTTGCTGAAGCCGACCAGAAACGCGACGTCGTGCCCGGCAAAGGTCTTCTGGACGCCCTGCTGGGCGCCCGGCAACTCGCCCTGCCAGTGATAGTCGTCGTTCGGAAAATTGGCGAGGCTGCTGAACGATTGCAGCAGCACCGGCGCGCCGATCAGCTCCGCCAGTTGCTGCAGCTCGTGCCATGCGCCGGCGTAGCCGACCGCGTCGCCGCCGACGATGATCGGATTGCGGGCCTGGGCGAGCAGCATCGCTGCTTCGCGTATCGCGTCGGCATCGGCGGTGAAGTGCGGCGAGATCCGTGTGATGCCGGGCAGGCGGTCCGCGTCGCCGATGCGGCGCATCGTGAATTCCCATGGAATCGACACGAACACCGGCCCGTTGGGCGGCGACATCGCCTCCTTGAACGCACGCTGCAGCACGAGCGGCAGCTCTTCGGCCGTGCGCACCTCGTGCGCCCACTTCGTGTATTGCCGCGCGATCTCGACCAGATTGGACGCGAGCAGCGGCTCCTGGGTCACCAGCTCGTTCTGCTGCTGGCAGCACAGGATCACGAGCGGCACCTGCGAGCGCGCGGCGTTGAACAGGTTGCCGACCGCGTGCGCGATGCCCGGCGTCACGTGCACCACCGCGACACCCGGCTTGTTGGTCATCCGCGCCGAGCCCATCGCGGCGCCGATCGCGATGTTCTCGTGCAGGCACTCGATGTACTCGACCTGGTTCTCCGGGTAGGACGTCCCGTCGATGATCGGAATCTCGTTGGTGCCCGGCACGCCGAAGATGTAATGGATGCCGATGTCGCGCATCGCGTCGAATACGTAATCGCGCGCCCAGCGCGGCTGGACGGCTTGGGTTCCGGTGGTCATGGTTGCTCCTCGAAAGAAATTCCCGCTCCGCGCGGGCGGCGAATGCGCTTCAGCCCACGTGCGGACAGCCGGCCGCGAATTCGGACGGACGGTTCTTGCGCAAGATCGACTCCACTGCCTGGGACAGCAGGTCGCGCCGCGTGGACAGCGAATAGATGTCTTCCTTCTGCTCGCGCTTGCCATTCGGATCGAACACCTGCTCCGCCATCACGCGGTCGCCGACGATCCGGCCCAGCAGGTTCCGGGCAGCCGCGAGCGTCGGGACAGCCTCCGACACGATCACGTTCGTTTCCCGTCGCTCCGGCTTCATGGTCGCCTTGATGATCAGCTCGTGCGCGTTCTCTCTCGACAGCGTCCAGAGCGCCGACACCACGACATACAGCTGATCCCACCTGGCCTCGCCCAGCGCGGCCTTCCAGTCGTCGAGCACCTTGCTCATCGTGGCGACCTGGGACGCCGCCGCCGTGCTCATGTTGAGCTGGATCGCATCCGCCAGCGGCCGTGCATAGGCCGAAAATCCGTCGAGCGTGAACGCGCCGCTACTGAGGGTGGACTCCATGAACCTGATCGACTCGGTCAGAATCGCGTGGGACGCACTCTTCGCAAAGCCGACCAGCGAAAGCTGGCCGAGATGCTGCAACACCGGCCTCACCTGCTCCAGATACGCCTGCAGCGCCGGCTGCCACTGCCGGTCCCGCGAATACATCCCGTAGCCGGACAGGATCGAAAAAATCCCGAGCGGAACATGCGCGATCGCCTTCGCCTGTTCGTAGACCAGGTCGATGTCCTGCCATGCGTAGGTCGTGTGATCGTCGACCTGAAGCGTGTAGCGTCCGCCGTCGAACGTCGCTTCGGCGTACAGCAGCGGATAGATGTTCTCGCCGATCCGTTCGATATTGGCCGCATAGTTCACGCGCATCGCCGCATCGAGGTCGAGCGCGAACTGCGCCGCCTGCCGGTTCGCGTCCCCGGCATGCTCCGCATAGGCCGGTGGGGTTCGGGGAAAGCCGTTTGCTGGGTCCAGCGCCATTGCATCACCTCCGCTCTTTCGTCATCGACAGTTCACCCATCATCGTCCACACGTGACAAATCGCGTCGCGTACGACGACCCAGATCCCATGGGGCAAGGGCCAGTGCATGTTCATGGTGAGTCGGGCCGGGCGCCGCATGCGGTCGTCTGCACGCGGCCCCGGCTGCCGCCTTCGATAGTCAGATCTTCTCGAGCGTGGCCACCGAGACATGCGGCCAGCTCAGCCCGTTGAAGTCGAGGATCACCCGCTGCGTGTACTGAAGCTGGCGCTTTCTCGCGCCGTCGGGCAACTGGACCGTTTCGATCCAGAAGGTCGCGTCGACGCGCGCCGCGTCGGCATTCGGCCCGCCCGCGGCGCCCTGCAGAAACGAGATATTGGACGTGCCGCCCCCCGTGATCTGCGCCGACTTCGTCTCGATGTGCAGCGTCGTCGTGGAGATGACGTGCTTGCCTGCGAGCCCGTTTTGCAGGACGACGTTCGGGTTGTCGACCCACGCCTGCGTGACGTTCGGAATGTCCTGGGGCGGCGTGCGGAACGCGGACGGAATGGACAGGTTCATTTCCGGAAAATCGCCCGGCGGGAACGTGTGGCCCGGATTGCCGATCGGAAACGGCACGATGCTTTCGTGTGCGAACGACGGCGGCGCATTGAACGGCGGAAACACGCGGCCCTGCATCAGGATCGACGTGCCGTGCGGAATGGTCGCGAGGCGGGCGACCGTCTGGGCGTTCGCCGGATCCGTGGTCAGCGGAACGTGGAGCCAGATTCCGGGCTCGAGATGGATGCCCGGATGGGCGCCGGGAGGCTGCCCGGGGGCGGTGGCGTACGCATCCGACACTTCCTGCATATAGGTCAGGCCATACAGGTTGATATCGGCCTGCAGCAGGCCGCGATTCGGAATCTCGCCGGGAATCTCCTTGAATTCGATCGTCTCGAGCGTTTCGTTCAACTCCAGGAACCGGTCCTGATTGCTGCCCGGCCGCCCCCCGTATCCCGATCCGCCCCCCTTGATCCGGTGCGGCCGCCAGATCTGGTTGAACCCGGTTCCTTTCCAAGTCCCGACCAGATCCCGCAAGGGTCCCAAATGGTCGACGCCACGCTGCTCCAGAATCGTTCCGGATACCGAAGTCAATATGAACTCTGCCATGTCAGTCTCCTCGATTTTTCACTAGCTTCGTTAACCTAACTATTTGAATGACCTTCTCTTTTCGCCCCCCCGCTTGACGCCCACGACGGCGCCGCACCGGCCACAGTCGTTATGCGTGTCGTTCAGCCGTACGTTCTTCGGGGCTGGCCGTAATGGTTGCAGGCTCCCCGCGGGCTGTCGGGAATCATCGGCTGCGTCTCGGGAACGCTGCCCTCGCCTTGCCGCACGATCTGCTCGATGCCGAACCTTGCGCTGTCGATGTCGTGCACCCGCGCCGCCTTGCCGCCGAGACGGCTGAACAGGTTGCCGAATGGCTTGCCGGAATCAACTGTGTTCGACATGTGTCCCCCGTGAACCGTCCGGATTGGCGCGAGAAGCGGAACAATTCGTTCCGCTGCCAACAAAATCATTGTTTTTTGCAAATCGGTCGAATTTATATTTTTCGATTTTCAATCACTCGCATCGACCCAAAGCATTTATGCCGATTCGGCATTTTTTATCAAATTAGACTACGGATCATCCGGCGTCACCCTGATTTTTCATACAGTTCGAACACCGCAAGCGAGTCCATGGCGTCGTCGCGCGCCGACTTCCGAAAATTTCCCGCGAGGATTTTTAAATAGATGTTTATTTACGAATCGAATATGTGCAAATATGCGCCGGCCGCTGAAACGATTGACCGTTGTCGGCTGCGGATTCACCCCGTCGATGCAACGAATTGAAGAAATCGGCTCTTGAGCAAGAACGACGCGATACGTGCGACCCGATGGCCGCGTCGGGCCGGTTCGCGCCCGCCATCCCCAGACACGAAACTGATTTCGAACACCCGTCGCGCTCCCTGATCCGGACCATCGAACCGTGCGTCAGGGCCCGGCGACGCCTTCCCCGCCCTCACGCCACCGGCTATGGGATAATCCCCCGGTTTGCCCACAGCGCAGCTCAAGAGGTTGTTCGCACGGGCGCGAGTGGCCCTTACCCGCAAGGCCCGCTTCCTTTCTGCGATCGAAATTTCACCAGCAACCACAATGCCCGCATACCGTTCCAAAACCTCCACCGCCGGCCGCAACATGGCGGGAGCACGCTCCCTGTGGCGCGCCACCGGCATGAAAGACGATGACTTCTCGAAGCCGATCATCGCGGTGGTCAATTCGTTTACCCAGTTCGTGCCCGGCCACGTGCACCTGAAGGACCTCGGCCAGCTCGTCGCGCGCGAGATCGAGGCCGCGGGCGGCGTCGCCAAGGAATTCAACACCATCGCAGTCGACGACGGCATCGCGATGGGCCACGACGGCATGCTGTATTCGCTGCCCAGCCGCGACATCATCGCGGACTCGGTCGAATACATGGTCAACGCGCACTGCGCCGACGCGATGGTGTGCATCTCCAACTGCGACAAGATCACCCCCGGCATGCTGATGGCCGCGATGCGCCTCAACATCCCGGTGATCTTCGTGTCCGGCGGCCCGATGGAAGCCGGCAAGACGCGCCTCGCCAATCCCGTCACCAAGACGGTCGAGCTCAAGAAGCTCGACCTGGTCGACGCGATGGTGATCGCGGCCGATCAGGCCTATTCCGACGCCGACGTGGCCGAGGTCGAACGCTCCGCGTGCCCCACCTGCGGCTCGTGCTCGGGCATGTTTACGGCCAACTCGATGAACTGCCTGACCGAGGCGCTCGGCCTGTCGCTGCCGGGCAACGGCACGGTCGTGGCCACGCACGCGGACCGCGAGCAGCTCTTCAAGCGCGCCGGCCGCCGCATCGTCGAGCTGACCCGCGAATACTACGAACAGGAAAACGAACGCATCCTGCCGCGCTCGGTGGGCTTCAAGGCATTCGAGAACGCGATGACGCTGGACATCGCGATGGGCGGTTCGACCAACACGATCCTGCACCTGCTGGCGATCGCGCGCGAAGCGGGCATCGAATTCACGATGACCGACATCGACCGCCTGTCGCGCATCGTGCCGCAGCTGTGCAAGGTCGCGCCCAACACCAACAAGTACCACATCGAGGACGTGCACCGCGCGGGCGGCATCATGGCGATCCTCGGCGAGCTCGAGCGCGCCGGCAAGCTGCACACCGACGTGCCCACGGTGCATGCCGCATCGCTCAAGGACGCGCTGGACCAGTGGGACATCACCCGCACGCAGGACGAAGCCGTCAAGACCTTCTACCTGGCCGGCCCGGCCGGCATTCCGACGCAGGTCGCGTTCAGCCAGGATACGCGCTGGCCGAGCCTGGACCTCGACCGCGCCGAAGGCTGCATCCGCTCGTACGAGCACGCGTTCTCGAAGGAAGGCGGCCTGGCGGTGCTGACGGGCAACATCGCGCTCGACGGCTGCGTGGTGAAGACCGCCGGCGTCGACGAGAGCATTCTCGTGTTCGAGGGCACGGCCCACGTCACCGAGTCGCAGGACGAGGCGGTCGAGAACATCCTCAACGACAAGGTCAAGGCCGGCGACGTGGTGATCGTGCGCTACGAAGGCCCGAAGGGCGGCCCCGGCATGCAGGAGATGCTCTACCCGACGAGCTACATCAAGTCCAAGGGCCTCGGCAAGGCCTGCGCGCTGCTGACGGACGGCCGCTTCTCGGGCGGCACGTCGGGCCTGTCGATCGGCCACTGCTCGCCCGAAGCGGCGGCCGGCGGCGCGATCGGCCTCGTGCGCGACGGCGACCGGATCCGCATTGACATTCCGAACCGCACGATCGACGTGCTGCTGTCCGACGAGGAACTGGCGCGCCGCCGCGAGGAACAAAACGCCAAGGGCTGGAAGCCGGTCAAGCCGCGTCCGCGCAAGGTGTCCGCCGCGCTCAAGGCGTACGCGAAGCTGGTGATGTCGGCCGACAAGGGCGCGGTGCGCGATCTGTCGCTGCTGGACGATTGAGGTTGCGGCGGGCTTGGGGCCCGCCCGTCTCTTCGTCAAGCCGCTCTCCGGAGCGGCTTTTTGTTTGTGCGGCGGCGGGATATGCATTGCGCTTCGGCGATAATTCGACGACTCGCCGGGTCATGCAGGTCCGGCTTCCGAGCAATCCTCCGCGGTTCAACACGTTGGGCAAACAGATGGCCAAGTCACTCCCCCTGGCGGCATTGCACACGTTTGTCGAGGTGGCGCGATGCGGCAGCATGAAGCAAGCGGCCGACCTGCTTTGCATTTCCCCGGGAGCCGTCAGTCAGCACGTCAGGAACCTGGAGGACAGGCTGACCGTGCGCCTGTTCGAGAGAAGTGTCAGGGCGATCGAATTGACGAGCACCGGTCGTGCGCTGTTCGATCAACTGGTCGGTGGCTTCAAGGAGATCGAGGCAGCGTGGTCGAACATTCACGTCGCGAATCGGCAAATCGTTCGCCTCGCGGTGACGACCACCGCATCATTCGCGAACACGTGGCTGGTGCCGCGCCTCGGCGCTTTCGCGGCCGAATACCCGGAGATCGAAACCACCATCGAGACGCGTGCCCAGCTGGTCGATCTGCGCAGGGATTATGTCGACGTCGCCGTCCGGCACGGGCTAGGCAACTATCCGGGCCATGCGTCGTTCCGAATCTGGACCCCGGAGCTATGGCCCGTATGCAGTCCGCACCTGCTCGATCCGGCAAAACGCATCGAGCAGCCTGCGGACTGCTTGTCCTATCCGTTGCTGCAAGACGCCGATCGCTCCGACTGGACACTGTGGCTTCGTGCGCATGGCGTCGACGACGCGCGCGCACAAAGAGGCGCCAGCTTCAGCGAGGATACCTTGCTGATCAAGGCCGCCGTCTCGGCGCAAGGCATTGCGCTTGTCAGGGACATCTATGCCAAGGACGAGATTGCGGCAGGACGACTGGTTCGCGTGCTGGAGCGATCGTGGCCAACCGAGTTCGCCTATTACATCGTCTGCAGCGAAGCGCGGCAGGGCGAATGGAAGATTGCAGCCTTCCGTGACTGGCTGACCGGAGAAATACGCGCAAGCGCCGGGCAGATCGAGCTACTGTCGTGATCCGCGCGCGGCGGTCGTCATCGGCCCCTTGATCTTTCCCGTCGCCAGCGCCGTACCGAAGAGAATGATCACGCACCCGGCTACGGCCTGGACGGCAATCGTTTCGCGCAGGAAGATCGCGCCCCAGACAACACCGAAGATCGGGATCAGGAACGTCACCGACGCGGCGTACTGCGCCCCCGCGTTTCGTATCAAGCCAAAGTACAAAATGTACGCCAAGCCCGTACACACGGCGCCCAGCAACCCGACGGCCAACCATGCGGACGGCTGAATCGGCGAACTCGGCCAGCGTGCCAGCGCGAAAGGCGCGAGTGCGAGCGTGGCGAACAGCTGGCTCCCGAAGGCAGACACGAATGGCCTGACGCCCGCCAGTTTCCGCTTCGAATAATTGCCGGCGAACCCATACGACAGGGTTGCCAGCATCGCGGCAGCGACCGCGCCGAATACCCCGCCCGTGCCTGCGCCGATTTCCACGCCCGCCAGCACGATCACGCCGAGAAAGCCGAGCCCCAGCCCAACGGCCTGTAGTCTCGTCAGCGGAACGCGCAGCCAGCAATACGCGACGATCGCGGTCCATAGCGGTGTTGTCGCATTCAGGATGGAGTCCGTACCGGCCGACAGGTAAAGCGCCGCATAAGTGAGCAGGCAGAACGGAATGGCCGAATTGACGATGCCGACGACAAACAGCGGCACGACATGCGACTTGAATTCCTTCCTTGCGTCCGGGC is part of the Burkholderia ubonensis subsp. mesacidophila genome and harbors:
- a CDS encoding DMT family transporter; translation: MNTLQLLVLAAIWGASFLFMRMGAPQFGVVPLIALRVGIATVLLLPVLRSPDARKEFKSHVVPLFVVGIVNSAIPFCLLTYAALYLSAGTDSILNATTPLWTAIVAYCWLRVPLTRLQAVGLGLGFLGVIVLAGVEIGAGTGGVFGAVAAAMLATLSYGFAGNYSKRKLAGVRPFVSAFGSQLFATLALAPFALARWPSSPIQPSAWLAVGLLGAVCTGLAYILYFGLIRNAGAQYAASVTFLIPIFGVVWGAIFLRETIAVQAVAGCVIILFGTALATGKIKGPMTTAARGSRQ